The following are from one region of the Tachysurus fulvidraco isolate hzauxx_2018 chromosome 15, HZAU_PFXX_2.0, whole genome shotgun sequence genome:
- the LOC125138610 gene encoding aerolysin-like protein: MATSIVQVGGRGGQPFTFTGKETGSWLQKIQVWEGDSQIKAVKVWLTDNEPKEFGVPDGSPKEFTFEKDEKFTSLSLWPNKDDTHLGAIKFTTSSFREFHAKVRLTQLQPEVQVDVETGKCIGIQGRYGTGIDRFGFTLLKKKSA, translated from the coding sequence ATGGCGACCAGTATTGTTCAAGTTGGTGGAAGGGGAGGACAACCTTTTACTTTTACTGGCAAGGAAACTGGATCCTGGTTGCAAAAGATCCAGGTTTGGGAAGGTGATTCTCAGATAAAAGCCGTGAAGGTGTGGCTTACTGATAACGAGCCCAAAGAGTTTGGTGTTCCTGATGGGAGTCCGAAAGAGTTTACATTTGAGAAAGATGAGAAATTCACCTCCCTTTCACTTTGGCCAAATAAAGATGATACACATCTGGGTGCCATCAAATTCACGACAAGCAGCTTCCGGGAGTTCCATGCAAAAGTGCGCCTTACTCAGCTGCAACCAGAAGTTCAAGTTGATGTTGAAACTGGGAAATGCATCGGAATCCAAGGACGATATGGGACTGGCATTGATCGCTTTGGCTTCACTTTGCTCAAGAAGAAATCTGCTTAG
- the LOC113637495 gene encoding aerolysin-like protein, with protein MKLLSHPQTCILHKTSFKEDISCYLLHQFLVKNKMYSIVEVGGNGGEPFNFNGQENGSLLKKIQVWEGDSQIKAVMVVLADNRIAQFGIPAGELQEFTFKNDEIFDSLSLSPNQEGTHLGAIKFSTNTGKQFFASMKSGKLKPEVQVDVASGKCIGIQGRSSSGIDRFGFMMLNK; from the exons ATGAAGCTTCTGTCTCATCCACAAACTTGCATCCTTCACAAGACGTCTTTTAAAGAAGACATTTCTTGCTACCTGCTTCATCAGTTCCTT GTTAAGaacaagatgtacagtattgttGAAGTTGGTGGAAATGGAGGAGAACCTTTCAATTTTAATGGCCAGGAAAATGGATCCTTGTTGAAAAAGATCCAGGTTTGGGAAGGTGATTCTCAGATAAAAGCTGTGATGGTGGTTCTTGCTGATAACCGGATAGCACAGTTTGGTATTCCTGCTGGGGAACTGCAAGAGTTTACCTTTAAAAATGATGAGATATTCGACTCCCTTTCACTTTCGCCAAATCAAGAGGGTACTCATCTGGGTGCCATCAAATTCAGTACAAATACTGGGAAGCAGTTCTTTGCAAGCATGAAAAGTGGTAAGCTGAAGCCAGAAGTACAAGTTGATGTTGCCTCTGGGAAATGCATTGGAATCCAAGGACGTTCTTCATCTGGCATTGATCGTTTCGGCTTCATGATGCTCAACAAGTGA